TCGGCTTTGGGTAACCCCTACGCTCCGTATCGCGTCTATAGGAAGGCAGGCGGGGGCAACTACTCGCTCGTCGGAGAGACCCCGATGCGGCTGTTCTTGGACACCTCGGCGACCAACGGCACGGCGTACACCTACAAGGCGTGCGTACTGAACGCGGGCGGCGGGGAGAGGGTGCTTTTCGCGTGCAAGCTGAAGGAGCCGCAACGGTTCCGCGTGGACGTTGTTGAGGGCTCGACCTGCATCGTCGTGAAGACCTGGACCTCGCCGTCCGCCAGTCCAGTGGTGGCCTATGAGTGGGATGGCACCGACATGTACGGCACGGATTTGGAGGACGACACCTACCGCTTCGTGCTCACTCTCGTTGACAAACCAGGCCAGCCCAAGATCAAGCCAAAGCGATTGGAGGTCAGCCGGGTATTGCTCGGACAAGCGAGAGCTGTGCTGGTGAACGTAATGCACCACAACGTAGGCCCCATGACGTCGGGGTATGCTCGCCTCGCTCACATCAGGGCGGCCTGCAAGAGAGTTAGCCTGCCTGTAAAGGTGTTTCAGCCCGGCAACGCCTACTGGCTTGACTATGGACCTGATGGCATGACGCCAGGAGTCGCGATCTGGATCAAGTCGAGTGGAACCCGCATGGTGTACATCTTCACCCACGGCAACCATAACGTGCGTCCCCAAGGCGATCTGGATACGACCAGTTTCGTCATGAGGTCAGCACCTGGGGAGATCAGCCTCGATCCTAGAGTCGGCATTGTTCGTGTCACCAACGTGCACATCGCTGCTCTTCAGCTCCCGAAGCGCAAGCCGAGACTCGTGTGGGTTGACGCATGCGGCAGCGGTAGGCGTTACGCTAGTATCAACGAAGGGAACCTTAAGGACCCCGAGTCCTGGACAAAAGTGTCCATGAGCAACGCGAACGACATGGCATACTGGTTCTGGGGCGGTAGCGATCCGGACTACTATATCGGCGATCCTGCATGCTACTACATGGGCTACTTCGGGATGATGTACATGGGTGCGGATCCATACATTGACATGGTGCGATTGTTCTTTCAACGTTTCTCGGAAGGTGGTGGAGTGCCCTATCAGACAACTTACACCATCGGTCAGGTCATGCAGTGGCTGAGCGGTAGGTCAGAAGTAACGTCCGACTTCCAGGGGCCTCCTGCCCACGACTGGTACCAAGGGCAGCTGTGGCTAATGGATAGTCCACCATTTTACAACATCCGTGTCTTCACGGATAGCTTGTGGGGCGGGACGTCCCTCTACTACGGCGGACTAAAGATGTCCGACATGCGCTAGCGGACAAGGGAGTCATCACATGTCTCGGGCAATGCTCATAGCATCTTCCGCAATAGTGCTTGCGGTCATAGTGGCTACTGGTTGGTATTGGTGGAACCGGGATTCGGATCGCGTGCAGACCGGCCCGCTCAACGTAAAGGGGCCACTGCTAGAGCCAGGGGTCACTCCACCTAGCGAGCGCGACGTCGAGTGGATGCTGTTCCGACGACTCCTCTGGCGCCCCGACGACTATCCGCTGGCTTCGGCCCAACTGCTCCACATCCTCGAAGGGGACGCAACGGACCTCATGCCAGAGCCTTGGGAGCCTCAGAGGGACCCGTGGCCGGTGGAGTCGTGGCCGTTTGCCGTAGGCTTGCGCTCAGGTAACGTGTTGCTCGCCGACGAGGTCCGAGTTCTCAGAGACGACGATCTAGGGCCCAAGCTCGACAGGTTTCTGGCTCCAGACGTACCCCATGGTCAGCACCCTGCCGCGCGCCACGTGCTCGTGGTTGCGTCGCAAGACCTGCTGCTGAGGCCCGCAGGCTGGAGCGTCGTAGAGGCCTACGATCCAGGTTCTGATACGTGGCAGCCGACGAAGTCGGACCATCGCCTCGAGTCGCACCTTGAGAGCTGGCCAGCACGGATCCCTGCGATGTACCTCGTTCCCACCGACGGGTCCAGCAGCATCGAGTGCACTGGGTACTTAACCCCTTCGCACGCGGCGAGCGGTAGGGAGCGGGCACGGCGCACCGGCGAGGGTTACCTCGTTCGATTCGGCAAGCCGGTGCCCGTTACGATCGTGCCACTGCGGTGGAATCCCCTGTACTTTGCCTGGGTGCAACGAGAAGGGGAGCGTGGTAGGCCAACAAGGAAGAGCGTGCCCGCGCTCTCTCCGGTGATCGAACCTCGCGTTGTGAATGTCCAGGAGGCACTCGTCCTTCCTACGGCATTCGAGGATCAGTGTGAGGTGTACCTGCGTTCCTTGGGGGCCGATGACTGGTTGTGTGGCGTCGCCGTCTCCGCATCCACTCCTACTCTGGACGGAATGTGATGACACGCCGCTCAGCGCCCTGTGATGCTTGCTCAGAGTGGGCGAACGGGCTGGAGTTGTGCCGCGCGGTGTAGACTGGTCGCAGGGGGGCTGCGCGCGCCCCTCCTGCCTATTATCCACCCAGCTCCTGTAACAGAGCTGATGTTGCGGACATAGCATCGCCGAAGGCGGACACGGCGAAGTCGCACTGGTCCTCGGTGATGATCAGCGGGGGCTCCATGCGAATCACGCGCGGATTGTTCAGCGTATAGGCACAGATGACGCCGCGCGCGGTGAGCTGCCCGACGCACAACTCGCCGACATCGTCCTCGCTGAACACGATACCGATCATCAACCCCCTGCCCCGCACCTCCGCGATGTGCGACGGGAAGTCGGCCTGCACCGCACGTAACCCGCGAAGCAGCCTCTCCCCCATCTGCGCCGATCGCTCGCAGAGACCCTCTTCCTCGATCACTTGCAGCGTAGCCAGCCCCGCGACCGCGGCCAGCGGGTTGCCGCCAAAGGTGCTGGAGTGGATCAGAGGGTTTTCGGCGAAGGCCGGCTCCCACACCGCGGGCGTACCCATCGTCGCGCCTGCGGGGATCACTCCACCGCCTAGCGACTTTGCCAGCGTCATCAAGTCGGGCTCCACGCCTTCATGCTCCACCCCGAACATGCGACCGGTGCGGCCCAGCCCCGTCTGCACTTCGTCCACGATCAGCAGCGCACTTCGCGCACGGCACAGCTCGGCCACCTGCCTCAGGTAGCCGTCCGGCGGGATGACGATACCCCCTTCGCCTTGGATGGGCTCGATGATCACGCCCGCCGTCTCGTCGTCCACCGCCTCGCGCATGGAATCGATATCTCCGAACGGAACGTGCACGAAGCCGGGCACCAACGGGTCGAAGGGCGCGCGAAACACCTCGCGGCCAGAGGCCGACAGCGATCCCATGCTCTTGCCGTGAAACCCGCCGATGGTGCATACGAACTTGCTCTTGTGCGTGGCCTTCCGGGCGATCTTGATGGCCGCCTCGACCGCCTCGGTGCCCGAGTTGCACAGGAAGCTGTACTGCAGGTCGCCGGGGACCACCGCAGCGAGCCTCTCCGCCAGGTCGGCGAGAGGCTTGCTGAAGAACACCTTGCTGGAAAGTGGCATGCGGTCGAGCTGCTTTTTGACCGCCTCGACCACCTTCGGGTGCCGATGCCCTAGGCTGAAGACGCCGTAGCCACCGAGGCAATCCAGATAGCGGTTGCCCTCGGCATCCGTCACGTAGCAGCCCTCGGCTTCCCACTCTAGTCCGAAGCCGGCGAAGGACATGAGACGCTCGAGGCCGGGATTTACGAATCTGCGGTACTTTTCACGAGTATCGGCCAGCAGTCGTTCGGGATCCTCGGGCTTCATGTGGCCAGTATACCTACGGGTTCCTGGAGGGCCGGCAATCCAGTCCTGTCGGCGTTGCTGACGGCAGAAGTGCGAGGTTCCATTTACTCGCTCGCTTCCCTCCCCGGATCCGGGGTTATCATGTCGTCCAGAAGGGTTGGGCAACTTCCGAGGGCCGGACGGAGAGCACCTCGGAGCCGCCTTCGCCGAGGCCGGCAATTGTGCCTGCCTATTGATTGTTTGTTCGTGGAATGAGTTGAGAGTGAGAGCGCTGCCTATCTTGCTGTGTGCGTGCGCGGTGGGCCTCGTCGTCTCCGCCTTCGGGTCGGAGTCGCCGCATCGCGATAGGCTAGACCCGCAGATCACCCGACACTACGAAGCCGCGTGTATGGCCTTCGAGTCGGGCGATACGCAACGGGCTCTAGCCGAGATCGAGCTCGTGCTGGTGCCCCGCTCGACGGTATATATTGCTGCACCCAAGCGGTCCGAGTTGTATCGCTGCGCAGTACAAGGGCTCGAGGTATGGCGTGAGGCGCTCGGGGAAGACATGCCTTTCCGCCTGACGGACGACCCGAAGACCGCCGACATCCGCATCGAGTTTCGCAAGCAGTTGGCTAGCGACACCCACCACCTATGCGGTCACGTGGAGTGGAAGCGCAAGGCCGTGTACAGCAGAACCACGCACAACACGTACCTGGACGCGACGGTGCTGGTGGCAACGCACACTGCCAAGGGCGAACCGCACGATGCAGCGTCCCTGGTGCACATCGTCGCGCACGAGCTTGGCCACATCCTGGGGTTAGACGACACGAGCGACCCCAACGACATCATGGGGCCCGACCTGCACGGCGCGGCCTCTTGCCGTCTCAGCGCCGGCGAGCTGGCGGCTATCACGAGCCTCCGCGCCCTGTGCAGAGAGCTCAAGGAGAACGCCGTTCGCGCGCAGCCTTAATGGTAGGTATTGCGACGTTGTAGGCAACGTGGACGTCTACTGCATCGCCATGCCGAGCCTGCTTAGCGTCATGCTGAGCTTGTCGAAGCAAACGTCATGCTGAGCTTGTCGAAGCATGACCCCGCCCGCCGCATGTCGTCGTCCTTCTGTGCTACGGTGCCGGCTTGCCACGTCATGCTTCGACAGGCTCAGCATGACGTGGGGGAGGTTCAGCATGACGTGGCAAGACTCAGCATGACGCGGCGGGGCTCAGCGTGACGTGGGGAGGTCAGCGTGACGATAGTGGTTGCGGTTGTAGGCACGATGATGGGCCGAGCATGGCGGTGCGGCTAGTTAGCAGTCGGTGAGAAAACGGGCTGCCCTACACAGCGAAAAGGCACGCAATCCGAAACCGCCTTCCGGGGTCCCGTATCGCGTCGGGTCGTGCCTGCGGCTTGCCTTTCCGTCCCGAACGCGTCCTGCACCCGCCCGCCGCTCCGCCCCGGTACCTTGCCGGCACACCATCCGCTACCATGATAACACAGGTCTCGCTGCCTGGCGAGAGGTTCGCTGCACGAATGCCTTCCCGTGGACGGGTGGCCGCGCCCACGGACGGTGGGGCCATCGCGGTGCAGGTGTAGCGCAGCGTGGCAAGGACCACCGGGACGGCGGCATGCGCGCACACGACAGCGAGTGGAGAACCTCCGAGACCGCGGAATCACGGCGCGCGTGAGGCCACCTGGAGCCGTCAGGACGGCGAAACTACGACTCCGCTTCTTCCACCCGATTGCGAAGTGTGCCAAGACGCTCGATCGTTACCTCCACCTCGTCGCCTGGCTGCAGCAGGCGAGGGGGGTTCGAGTAGATACCCACCCCTGCAGGCGTACCGGTGGTCACGATGTCACCCGGCAGCAGGGTGAAACTGCGTGACAGACGTGACAGCAGGTGCGCCACACCGAACACCATGTCCCTCGTGTTGCCCTTCTGCCGCACCTCTCCGTTCACTCGACACTCCACACACAAGTTCTGCGGTTCACCCACCTCGTCTGCCGTCACCAGATAGGGTCCGCATGGGCCGAAGGTGTCGAAGGATTTTCCGCGTACCCACTGCTTCTCTCCCTTCTGGATGTCACGCGCCGTCACGTCGTTGAAACACATATAACCGAACACGCAGTCCAGCGCCTGTTCTTCGGGCACGTCCTTAGCCACACGCCCCACTACGAAGGCCAGCTCCGCCTCGTAGTCCAGGCTGTTCGTCTCGGCAGGCTTCACGATGGGATGCCCATGCCCGACCAGGCAGCTGGGGAACTTTGCGAACACCGTGGGGTATTCGGGTAGAGGCACGTTCTGCTCTTCGCAGTGATCGCGATAGTTCAGTCCGATGGCGATCACTTTGGATGGGTCCGGTACCGGCGGAAGGAACTGCACCTCTCCGATAAGGAACGAAGAACTCGCAAGGTTGGTGGGGTCGGAGACTGACAACTCGCGAGCGATCCGCTCTGCTCGCCCCGCGAGGCGAAACCCGGTCTCCCCCATCTCGATGAGAGCACGCATGGTTCTGGGTGCTGCGCTGCCGGTGCCGTCGGGCGTAGCGCTCAGAACCGCAGCGATGTCGAGGCACAGCCCGAGATCCTCAACCAAGACGCCAGCGCGGGTGCGGCCCTTGGCCACGAAGGACACCATCTTCATGAGCGGAGACCCAATGGGGGACAATGTGCAGTCATGGGGCGCATTATTCCTGATCGAAGTGTCGTGACGTGAGCGAGGCGGGACGAGTTCTGATTACCGGATGTTCGAGCGGTTTCGGGCTGCACTCGGCGATGCTCTTTGCGGGGCGCGGATGGCGGGTATGGGCCGGTGTGCGTGATCCCGATCGAGCCCACGCGCTGAGAGCCGTTGCCACGGAAGCCAGCGCCGGTTCGATCGAAATCCTGACCCTGGACGTTGCCAAGCATGAACAGGTGACGAGCGCAGTCGCCGAGATGGAACGTGTTGCCGGCGGTGTGGATGTCCTCGTGAACAACGCGGGCTACGGCTACTTCGGCTTCGTAGAGCAGGCCGACCTGGACGAGGTGCGCGCGAACTTCGAGACCAACGTGTTCGGGCTGCTCGCGGTCACACAGACCGTGCTGCCCATCATGCGCCGGCAGGGGCGCGGGCGGATTATCAATCTCTCGAGTCTCGTCGGACGATTCGCTTTTCCTCTCAGTGGACCTTACTGTGCGACGAAGCACGCAGTCGAGGCACTGTCAGAAGCGCTGTACCACGAGGTGCGCGGATTCGGCATCCATGTGAGCGTCATTCAGCCCGGGATGTTCCTCACGGACTTTCAGAGTCGCTCGCTCCGCGTGCATCCCGACACCGACAACCCAGCGTCGCCGTACGCAGCCGTTCGTGAGGGCACGAGGCGACGCAGAGCAAAACAGGCGGAGGCGGCGGGCGACCCGCGGGAGGTGGCGGAGGTCATCTGGAAGGCAGCCACGGCGCCAACTCCGAGGTTCCGGTACCGCGTAGGAGCCGACGCCGAAGAATATCTCTCGATGCGTGAGAGAATGACCGACGAGGAGTTCTTCGCAGAGATGGAGACGCGGCATGCGAACCCTCAGTAGGAGAAAACCGCAGCAACCTGTGGGCGTCTGTACCTCGATGATGCTGAGGCTTTCGCTTCTCCTACTGCTACCCTTTGCTCTGGTTACTGCTCACGCTGACGATCTAGACGAGTTCGTCGCCGCAGCCGACGCGGCCGCTCGGAGCCGCGACTTCCTCACTCTGAGGCGCGCGTGCGCCCAAGGCGTCGGCGAGCGGTTCGCGTTCATCGTAGAGAACGGCCCCTACGGCGGTGGAGAGGCGGGATGGCGAGCGGGGGCACTGACGCTGCCATCCGCCCTGCAGCGCTACCTGGTCTTCCACACGCCCAGCAGGGCGAGAGACACGACGGCTCACGTGTTTCGAGTGACTTCGGAGGACGGTGACCTTCGCATCGGAGCGCGGCTTCCCGACGAGGCGGCGGCCGGCTACCGCGTCACCCACCACCGGTTCGATATCCGCTTGGACCCTGCGAGTGGCAAGGCATTCATCACCGACCGGCTCACACTGGAACGGATGCCCGGTGCACAGGGTCTGGCGATCCTCAGGATGGGATCGGAGTTCGTGGTGCAAGAGGTGCGGCGCGATTCCGGCCCGCTGCCCTTCGCGCAGTGCGGGGGCGTGGTAGCCGTGCAGGTCGGCACGGCGACAGAGATTACCGTGCGGTATGAGAGCACCGAGGGCTTGGTAACGGAGGACGAAGGCGTACTGTCCGGGCATGTGTGGTGGCTCTCGGTGGGGCGTCTGCAGGCCACGCACTCGGCCACCGTTAGGGTGCCAGATGGCTGGGACCTCGCCAGCATGGAGCCGGCAGTCAAGAGAGCTCCGGGCGTATTTGAGTACGACTGCAAGCAGCCGAGCACATTCCTCTCCTTAGCGGCGGGCAAGTACCGCACTGCGGAGCAGTCAGCCGGCTCTACGGCAGTGCGGCTGTTGTACCTAGGCGAAATGTGCGGTAGTCCTGAGGGTTATCTGCAGGCTGCAGTTGAGGCACATCGGTTCTTCGAGTGGCTAGGCGCTCCGCGGTGGAGGAAGGCGACGGTACTCGTCTCGTCGGGATACCATGGCAGGCCGTTGTCGGTGCCCGGGCTGATCGTGCTGGGGTCGAGCACACCGATCTACGAAATGCCACGCTCGGTCGCGCAGATGTGGTTCGGCGGCATTGCGCCCGCAACATACATCCGAAACGCATGGCCAGAGGCGTTCGCCGACTTCGCAGCTCTGCTGATGACGCGAAAGGATTACCCGGCCGGCACCTTATACCTCGGCCCATCGGAAAACCCGAGGATGTTCGCCGAGCCCGTGCGAGAGGGACCTCTGTTTTTGGCGTCACCCGAATCTGGCTGGTCCGTGTGGGACTTCGCGCGCCGCAAAGGGTGTAAGGCGCTCGAGATGCTGGAGATCGAGATTGGTCGAGAGGCGCTGCAGCAGGCGCTGCGCCTCTTCGTGACCGATGCAGCGGTGTCGCGCGGCGTCGATTGGGAAGACCTACAACGTGCCGTGGACGATGTGACTGGACCGAGTTACCGATGGTTCTTCGACTTCTGGGTCGGCATGGGTTTGTGGGCGGAGCCGAGGGTGACCGCCGAAGCGGGCGCTGTGGTCGTCTCGTTGCCAGGGATGCCCGGACGAGGGACGGTTCCGGTTGCGTTCTTGGATGCCCGCGGGGGCATGGTCGAGCAACTGACTGCCCAAATCACCGACCGCGAGGTGCATCTGCGGCTTCCAACGGGGGCGTCCAGCGTCGCGCTGGACCCATGGTGGCGTGTGCTGAGGAGAGTGGATGCTCGCGATGTTCCTCCTACCTTGCAACAGCTCGCAATGGACACGTGGGTGATCGTGCCGGACGAGTTATGGATGTCGGCTGATTCGCTGCTGCAGAGACTCCCTCGTCTCTGGCCGGGCTGGAAAGTGAAGAAGGCCAGCGATGTCGTGCCGGACGATCTGCAGGCGCACGACGTGATCTTTTGGGGCACAGGAACGCACCCGCTGCTATGGGACCTCGGAGTTAAGTTCAGGTTGTGGGATAACGATGGTCGGATGGTGTTCCTCTCCCAGGCCTACCCCATCGCCAGCCACACCGGTCTCACCGTGATGCGCAACCCGCGCAGCGAAGGGCGACTGGTGGGTAGGATGTTCGGGGTGCCTGAAAACGGCCCTTGGACGGTGCAGGCTGGCACGGTAATCTGGGACCGTCAGGGCCGGCCCGTGATGCTGCACAGCGACCCAATCCTCACTCTGCGTGCTGGTGCTAAGGGGCCTGCGGGGCAGCCGGTTCTGCCTTGAGCGCGTCGTGGAAGAACTGAACGAGTTGCTTCACCAAGTCCGGTTCCTTCTCGAGCATACGCGTGCCGTGCGCGTCCCCCTTGAGCAGGATCGATGTCAGCCGGTCGCCTAGTCCACTCCGCAGAATGTCGAGCGCTCTACCGACTCCCCTATCCCCTTCGCTGAGAAGCACGAAGGCCTTCCCCTTATACTGATTCGCTGCGTCTGCGATCTTCAGTCCGTGGTAGTTCTCGCCGGGTGAGAGGAGCGCCACGGCCAAAACCTCCGGGTGAGCGGCGGCGTAGAGCAAAGCGTTGTTGGCGCCGTAGCTGGAACCTGCGATGCCGATCCGCTTGCAGCCCTTCTCTTGAAGCAGCTCGACTGCGCCGGCAACGTCATGCCCGATGTCCCATGTCGGTGCGAACCGCTGGTTGCCCTGCTGTTCCGACCTGCCGTAGCCGCGGGCGTCGATCGCCAACACACTGATCCCCTTGTCCACGAAGGCGGTCAGGTATGGCCGCCAAGTGCTCGCATCGGCGTTCCACTGGTGCAACAGGACGACGCCTCTATCCGTCTTCGCGTCGGCGAAGTCGCCGCAGATCGTTAGGCCGTCCGAGGTGCGGAACGACACCGCGACCGTCTTCGGCGGCTCCGTGGTGGACCTGGTGTTGCCGGACTGCTCGCTCCCGGGCGCCATGGGGCCACTCTCAGACGCGCAGCCGCATGCACCGACGATGATCAGCGCTGCCGACAAGATTTTGCCAACGGGCATCATGGGTCCCCTCCTTGGTCGAGCGGGCTCACGCGCGACTCGACGCTTGCCACCAGTATTGCACAGCCTGCGAGTCGTGTGGTGTGCCGCCATGTCGGCGCACTGGCCATCGGCTGGGCCTGGCCTTGGCTTGGGGGAAGTGCTCATCCGCTCACGGGCTCTAGAATCCGGCAGCCCTGGCATCATTCCGTGTGGCCTACAACAGGGCGCGCGAACGGACTGATCGTTCGGATTCGCTCGCCAGGCAGCGAGACCAGTGTTATCGTGGTAGCGGATGGTGTGCCGGCAAACGTGCCGGGGCGGAGCGGCGGGCGGGGTCATGCTTCGCCGAGACACGACGTCGGCCGCAAGGCCAACCATGCGGAGAGTAAACGTGCCCAGTACCGTCATGCTGAGCCCGTCGAAGCATGACGGGACGTGCCGAATGCCATCGTCTTCCGGTGCCACGTTCGCGGCTTACGACTCCTTGCTTCGACGGGCTCAGCATGACGTTTGCTTCGACGGGCTCAGCATGACGTCGGGGAGGGCTCGGCGTGACGATAGCGGTTGCAGGGAGGTGATCGCCTCCATTGCGCGTGCTCGGCGACATGATGCACCGCTCGTTTAGGAGAAGCATAGACAACCGAACACGAATGCAACCCCGCCAGTGCGATGGACCTGCCGGATGGACGCTGAGCGGTGTCTGCCTGCCACTCGCTCACTGCGATCGCTCGGTCCGAGGCCTAACGCTGTCCCACAGCGGTTTGTACATCCACCACGATGCCAGGTCGCGCTGGTCGGAGTAGTGCGGAGACGCGGGGTCCTCGCTCTGGCCGGGGCATAACACGCTGATAGAGCGGACTCCGCGACGGCCTAGTTCCGCGAGCATGATGTAGGTTCCGCGGTTCGAATAGGGCACGGGGGGCAGCGGTGCAAGGTTCATCTGTGATGCGCGGAACGTTGCCCGCGAGAGGTCATC
The genomic region above belongs to Fimbriimonadia bacterium and contains:
- a CDS encoding matrixin family metalloprotease; the protein is MRALPILLCACAVGLVVSAFGSESPHRDRLDPQITRHYEAACMAFESGDTQRALAEIELVLVPRSTVYIAAPKRSELYRCAVQGLEVWREALGEDMPFRLTDDPKTADIRIEFRKQLASDTHHLCGHVEWKRKAVYSRTTHNTYLDATVLVATHTAKGEPHDAASLVHIVAHELGHILGLDDTSDPNDIMGPDLHGAASCRLSAGELAAITSLRALCRELKENAVRAQP
- a CDS encoding fumarylacetoacetate hydrolase family protein, with protein sequence MKMVSFVAKGRTRAGVLVEDLGLCLDIAAVLSATPDGTGSAAPRTMRALIEMGETGFRLAGRAERIARELSVSDPTNLASSSFLIGEVQFLPPVPDPSKVIAIGLNYRDHCEEQNVPLPEYPTVFAKFPSCLVGHGHPIVKPAETNSLDYEAELAFVVGRVAKDVPEEQALDCVFGYMCFNDVTARDIQKGEKQWVRGKSFDTFGPCGPYLVTADEVGEPQNLCVECRVNGEVRQKGNTRDMVFGVAHLLSRLSRSFTLLPGDIVTTGTPAGVGIYSNPPRLLQPGDEVEVTIERLGTLRNRVEEAES
- a CDS encoding aminotransferase class III-fold pyridoxal phosphate-dependent enzyme codes for the protein MKPEDPERLLADTREKYRRFVNPGLERLMSFAGFGLEWEAEGCYVTDAEGNRYLDCLGGYGVFSLGHRHPKVVEAVKKQLDRMPLSSKVFFSKPLADLAERLAAVVPGDLQYSFLCNSGTEAVEAAIKIARKATHKSKFVCTIGGFHGKSMGSLSASGREVFRAPFDPLVPGFVHVPFGDIDSMREAVDDETAGVIIEPIQGEGGIVIPPDGYLRQVAELCRARSALLIVDEVQTGLGRTGRMFGVEHEGVEPDLMTLAKSLGGGVIPAGATMGTPAVWEPAFAENPLIHSSTFGGNPLAAVAGLATLQVIEEEGLCERSAQMGERLLRGLRAVQADFPSHIAEVRGRGLMIGIVFSEDDVGELCVGQLTARGVICAYTLNNPRVIRMEPPLIITEDQCDFAVSAFGDAMSATSALLQELGG
- a CDS encoding alpha/beta fold hydrolase, with product MMPVGKILSAALIIVGACGCASESGPMAPGSEQSGNTRSTTEPPKTVAVSFRTSDGLTICGDFADAKTDRGVVLLHQWNADASTWRPYLTAFVDKGISVLAIDARGYGRSEQQGNQRFAPTWDIGHDVAGAVELLQEKGCKRIGIAGSSYGANNALLYAAAHPEVLAVALLSPGENYHGLKIADAANQYKGKAFVLLSEGDRGVGRALDILRSGLGDRLTSILLKGDAHGTRMLEKEPDLVKQLVQFFHDALKAEPAAPQAP
- a CDS encoding SDR family oxidoreductase; the protein is MSEAGRVLITGCSSGFGLHSAMLFAGRGWRVWAGVRDPDRAHALRAVATEASAGSIEILTLDVAKHEQVTSAVAEMERVAGGVDVLVNNAGYGYFGFVEQADLDEVRANFETNVFGLLAVTQTVLPIMRRQGRGRIINLSSLVGRFAFPLSGPYCATKHAVEALSEALYHEVRGFGIHVSVIQPGMFLTDFQSRSLRVHPDTDNPASPYAAVREGTRRRRAKQAEAAGDPREVAEVIWKAATAPTPRFRYRVGADAEEYLSMRERMTDEEFFAEMETRHANPQ